In Microvirga lotononidis, a single genomic region encodes these proteins:
- a CDS encoding IS6 family transposase has product MKNARHPRYARHRFPAEVISYAIWLYFRFPLSLRMVEEMLAARGIEVSHETVRQWALKFGQSFANQIRRRLPAPGDKWHLDEVVISIAGRKHWLWRAVDQHGAVLDILVQSRRNATAAKRLLRKLLKKQGAAPRVMITDKLASYAAAKRAVMPGVEHRQHRGLNNRAENSHQPTRRRERTMKRFKSAGQAQRLLSVHDQVANLFRRPANTNAADHRTARARAFMTWANVTGAAAGF; this is encoded by the coding sequence ATGAAGAACGCCCGTCACCCTCGCTATGCCCGCCACCGGTTCCCGGCTGAAGTGATCAGCTATGCCATCTGGTTGTATTTTCGGTTCCCACTCAGCCTGCGCATGGTCGAAGAGATGCTGGCGGCTCGCGGTATCGAGGTCAGCCACGAGACTGTCCGGCAGTGGGCGCTGAAATTCGGCCAGAGCTTTGCCAATCAGATCCGTCGCCGCCTCCCGGCACCCGGAGACAAATGGCACCTTGATGAGGTCGTGATCAGCATCGCGGGTCGGAAGCACTGGCTCTGGCGTGCCGTCGATCAGCACGGGGCCGTGCTCGACATCCTGGTTCAGAGCCGCCGCAACGCAACGGCTGCCAAGCGTCTGCTGCGAAAGTTGCTCAAGAAGCAGGGCGCTGCTCCTCGTGTCATGATCACGGACAAGCTGGCCAGCTACGCCGCCGCGAAGCGGGCGGTAATGCCGGGGGTTGAACACCGACAGCATCGTGGCTTGAACAATCGAGCGGAGAACAGTCACCAGCCGACCCGACGACGTGAGCGCACCATGAAGCGCTTCAAATCAGCCGGGCAGGCGCAACGTTTGCTCTCGGTTCACGATCAGGTCGCGAACCTCTTTCGCCGCCCCGCAAACACCAACGCCGCTGATCACCGCACGGCGCGAGCCCGGGCCTTCATGACCTGGGCGAACGTCACAGGTGCTGCGGCTGGATTCTGA
- a CDS encoding SelT/SelW/SelH family protein translates to MDRTPPRITITYCTQCQWLLRSAWRAQELLSTFATNLGEVALVPGTGGVFQITYEGETIWDRKHDGGFPEAKILKQGVRDRLDPGRSLGHSDRVP, encoded by the coding sequence ATGGATAGGACACCTCCCCGGATCACCATCACCTACTGCACGCAGTGCCAATGGCTTCTGCGCTCGGCCTGGCGGGCCCAGGAGCTTCTTTCGACGTTCGCAACCAATCTGGGCGAAGTGGCCCTTGTGCCGGGGACCGGCGGAGTGTTTCAGATCACCTACGAGGGCGAGACCATCTGGGATCGCAAGCACGACGGAGGCTTCCCCGAGGCGAAGATCCTGAAGCAGGGTGTCCGCGACCGGCTGGATCCCGGACGGAGCCTCGGCCACAGTGACCGGGTGCCATGA
- a CDS encoding IS481 family transposase — MDLIKARLAWVELYAKTGDAGLVCRRCGISRPTLRKWWRRYQADGEAGLVDHSRRPHRLAAQKVFADQEALILSLRRERKLGVKQLRNELIRQHDLTLSLDTIHRTLVRHREQVLKRPRRWRKGTRHYSRPIPGDRVQMDVCKIRPGVYQYTAIDDCSRYKVLGGYSRATGANTLDFLERLIEEMPFPIQRIQTDRGREFFAEAVQQRLMDWAIKFRPIPPRSPHLNGKVERTHRADREEFWDTVDPQDPEIEAKLSEWQHHWNWHRPHTALGGQSPIDRVCELLDQTPLGEAVEASYDVSRERIRIADHRLDLALAQVK; from the coding sequence ATGGATCTGATCAAGGCGCGTCTCGCGTGGGTCGAGCTTTATGCCAAGACCGGCGATGCTGGGCTGGTCTGCCGCCGCTGCGGCATCTCCCGACCTACTCTACGCAAGTGGTGGCGCCGCTATCAGGCCGATGGCGAGGCGGGCCTGGTGGACCACAGCCGCCGCCCGCATCGGCTGGCTGCCCAGAAAGTATTTGCTGACCAGGAAGCGCTTATCCTGTCGCTTCGCCGGGAGCGAAAGCTCGGGGTCAAGCAACTGCGCAATGAGTTGATCCGGCAGCACGATCTGACGCTGTCGCTCGACACCATTCATCGGACACTCGTCCGACATCGCGAGCAGGTGCTGAAGCGGCCGCGGCGCTGGCGCAAGGGAACACGCCACTACAGCCGTCCTATTCCGGGCGATCGCGTCCAGATGGATGTCTGCAAGATCAGGCCTGGCGTTTATCAGTACACCGCGATCGACGATTGCAGCCGCTACAAGGTGCTCGGCGGCTACAGCCGTGCCACGGGCGCCAACACCCTCGATTTTCTGGAGCGCCTGATTGAGGAGATGCCATTCCCGATCCAGCGCATCCAAACTGATCGCGGTCGTGAGTTCTTTGCCGAGGCGGTTCAGCAGCGCCTGATGGACTGGGCCATCAAGTTTCGGCCGATCCCGCCCAGGTCGCCCCATCTGAACGGCAAGGTCGAGCGGACGCACCGCGCTGATCGAGAGGAGTTTTGGGACACGGTTGATCCCCAGGATCCGGAGATCGAGGCGAAGCTGTCGGAGTGGCAGCATCACTGGAACTGGCATCGACCCCATACTGCCTTGGGCGGTCAGTCGCCCATCGACCGCGTCTGTGAACTCCTCGATCAGACGCCTCTGGGTGAAGCCGTTGAAGCGAGCTACGACGTCAGCCGAGAGCGTATCAGGATTGCCGATCACCGGCTCGATCTCGCGCTGGCTCAAGTGAAATGA